CTTTCAACAGCTAATCAAAACCTCAGAATTTCAATTTGAAGCCAGACGCCGCCGCCCACCAACCGATCCAGTTAATGCTCTACTGAGTTTTGGGTATTCATTGCTACGTCATGATGTGCAAAGTGCTTTAAATATTGTTGGCTTTGATCCTTATCTAGGATACTTACACGTTGAACGTTATGGTAGACCTTCCCTAGCCTTGGATTTGATGGAAGAATTTCGTCCTTTAATAGTGGATGCTGTTGTGTTGTCGCTAATTAACAAGCGATCGCTAACCCTAACTGACTTTACCACCGAACCGCTCAGTGGTGCGGTAAATTTAACCAAAGAGGGACTGCATACATTTCTTCGCGCTTATCAACAAAAGAAACTATCGAGTTTCAAACATCCAGTTATGGGAACCAAATGCACCTATCAAGAATCCTTTGAAATTCAGGCGAGGTTATTAAGTAAATACCTAATGAACGAAATCGATAAATATCCTCCCCTAGTTCTCAAATAACTTGTAATTTCTCCCCATTCCCCATTCCCCATTCCCTATTCCCTACTCCCTTCATGTATATTGTTGTCAGCTACGACATTCCAGAAGATAAGCGTCGTACTAAAATCCATTCTATTCTCAAGTCTTATGGACAATGGATGCAACTTAGTGTGTTTGAGTGTGATATCACTCCCACTCAGTATGCTAAACTGCGATCGCGTTTAGCCAAATTGATTAAACCCGACACTGACAGCGTGCGCTTTTATTTTCTCTGTGGCTGTTGTCAGCGAAAAGTCGAACGTATTGGTGGAGAACAGCCACGGGACGAAACAATTTTCTTTGCTGAGTCCCCTTCTAGCTAGGTTTCTGCATCTCAAATGCGCGGAAGGGTAGGTGTAGAAATTTCACAGTCANNNAAAAGTGCTTCTATCCCAACTCCAGTAAGGCTTTCAACCAATAATCGCCTACTCCTCATCCGCGCAATCTTTGAAATGCTTATCAAAATACGATTTCAGCCTTTAAATTTTCCTGGCGCTCTTTCCAAACAAATTCTCTAATGCTATGATTGCTCTGGAATCGCGCAACCGCACCTTGAAAACTAAATACAGCTTGACTTTCAGGCTCCCGCTATTGCAATTTATCAAAATCCCTATTAGGGATTGAAACCTGATTCAAATTTGGCTAATAGCTTATCTCAGGCATATTGCAATTTATCAAAATCCCTATTAGGGATTGAAACCTCGAAGATTGATTTCAACTATCAAGAAAAACTAAATTGCAATTTATCAAAATCCCTATTAGGGATTGAAACACAAAACCGTTACTAGCACCTACGAAACTTAACAATTGCAATTTATCAAAATCCCTATTAGGGATTGAAACTCAAAATATAATAGATATATCAACGTTCGAGACGATATTTTATTGCAATTTATCAAAATCCCTATTAGGGATTGAAACTTGTTAATGCAAGAGTAGAAGTTTCTTCAGCTAATTGCAATTTATCAAAATCCCTATTAGGGATTGAAACTACAAAATCGCATCAAAGTATTAGAAATTTCTCTAATTGCAATTTATCAAAATCCCTATTAGGGATTGAAACGCGCTGGCAATTCATCCACCAGCTTATCTACTACCAAATTGCAATTTATCCAAATCCCTATTAGGGATTGAAACTGCACTATTCCTCAATTTACCGCTGTGATTAATATTGCAATTTATCAAAATCCCTATTAGGGATTGAAACGCAATGGACGCGATATCAAAAAGGATTGGCGCTAATTGCAATTTATCAAAATCCCTATGTGTTGGCGAGTTTCGACTACTTCGACTTCGCTCAGTACAAGTTCGCTCAACTCTCGATCTATCAGTTGGTTGAGCGAAGCGATGCACTGAGCCTGTCGAAGTGTCGAAACCAACGGCATCGGTATATTTATTCTTGTAAATTACCTAAGCTTCTGCAATATCTTTGTTAAGCCATCGCCTAATTGCTCAATAGATTCTTGCTGTTTCGGATCTTTTAACGTGCCATCAGCATTAAAGGCTTCATAAGCTTTGGATACTGCTACTTGATCGGGAAGTACCAAAACTTTTATGTTTCCCAAAATAGACCGTAGGTGAACCAACCCCCGCAAACCACCAAGTGCGCCTGGGGAAGCGCTCATAATACTAGCAACCTTACCTGCAAAAGCAGCCAATGGTGCTTCGTTTGGGGCTGGACGGGATGCCCAGTCAATGGCGTTCTTCAAAACTGCTGTGAGTGAACTGTTATATTCCGGCGAAGCAATCAGCAATCCTTGATGAGAAATCATCAAGTCTTTAAACGTGCGGGCGTTGGCAGGTAGTCCTTTTTGAGCTTCCAAGTCTTCATCATATAGAGGTAAAGGCAAATCGCGGAGGTCTATATAAGTCACCTCTGCGCCAGCTGCCTTAGCGCCAGCTGCGGCGATTTTTACCAATTTTTTGTTGTAAGAATCAATCCGGGTGCTGCCAGCAAAGGCGAGGATTTTCGGTGGAGATGCCATAATTCTAGGTTGAATGGGAAGGATTAACCTGTTCAGCTGCATTATCCTGTTTTCAGGCGATCGCTATTTGCTACCTTTAGAGTTTCTTTACAAATTTTCTCNGTTATGGCGAATTGGTCAGATTCTTATCTCGGCAAGTTACGACAAGTTGTAGGCGATCGCATACTTCTATTATTTGGCACACGTGTGATTATTGAAGATAATTTAGGGCGTGTTTTATTGCAAAAGCGGAGTGATTTCAAACTTTGGGGGCTACCTGGCGGTTGTCCTGAAATAGGTGAATCTGCCGAAGAATGTTCAGCACGAGAGGTTTTTGAAGAAACTGGTTTAACGGTTAAGCGTTTTGCCGCTGTGGGGTTTTCTTCTAATCCAGCCTTTGAAGCTGTAACTTATCCTAACGGCGATCGCGTCCAAAATTTCATTTTAATTTTGCGAGCCGTTGAATGGTCAGGCAGTCTCGCTTGCTTAGATGGAGAATCGCTGGCGCTGGAATTTTTTGATTTGGCTGATTTACCTACATTAATGCCAAACGATCGCCCCGTTTTAGAAAAGTTTCAAGAATACAAAAAAAGCGGCGAATTCCTTATGTTCTAAAGCATTTTTTCTAAGAACTGCTTGGCGCGATCGCACTGAGGATTTTGGAAAAACTCGTTAGGGGTAGCGTCTTCTGCTAAACTTCCCTGGTCGAGGAACATAATTCGATTGGCAACTTCTCTTGCAAACCCCATTTCATGAGTAACGATCGCCATTGTCATACCTGATAGCGCTAAATCTTTCATCACTTCCAGCACATCTTTGACCATTTCAGGATCTAGTGCAGAGGTAGGTTCATCAAACAAAATCATCTGAGGTTCCATTGCTAATGCCCGCGCGATCGCTACTCGCTGTTTTTGTCCCCCGGATAGTTTCGATGGGTACACAGATACTTTTTCTTCTAAACCTACCTTAGCAAGCAATTCTAAGCCATGTTCTTCTGCTTTTTGCTTGTTAACACCTTTCACCTTTATGGGTGCGTAGGTGACATTTTGCAGCACATTCATGTGAGGAAACAAATTAAAATGTTGAAATACCATCACTAATTGCTGACGCACCTTAGCAATGTTTGCTTTAGGCTTAGTAATTTCTTGGTCGTGAAAGTAGATTCTGCCTCTGGTAGGTTGTTCTAACAAGTTTATGCATCGTAAAAAGGTAGACTTACCTGAACCAGAAGGGCCTAATATGGCAACCACTTCTCCCTGATAAAACTCAGTGGAAATATCTTTGAGTACGTCAAGTTTGCCAAAGGATTTACATAAGAATTCTGTGCGAATTACTACATTATTCACTTTCCCGTAACCTCCTTTCTAAAGCGGATGCACCCAAGGTCATACCCATTACCAAAACATAGTAGATTAACCCTGCAAATAACAGTGGTTCAAAATAAATATACTTATTTGCACCAACGATTTGGGCGCTGCGTAATATTTCCACCACCCCAATGGTTGACACCAGCGCGGAATCTTTAAGCAATCCAATAGTTTCATTTACTAACGCGGGAAGAATATTCTTCAATGCTTGCGGTAAAATCACATCCCACATCATCAACCAATAGGGAACACCCATAGACATTGCCGCTTCACTTTGCCCTTTATCCACCGCTTGAATTCCACCTCTGATGGTTTCCGACATATAAGCGCCAGAATTTAAGGTAAAAGTTAGCACACCAGCCTGCAATGCTGAAATGTCATAGCCTGTAAGCTGGGGTGTTGCGTAGTAAACTAATGCCAACTGTAATAGCAAAGGTGTACCTCGAAAAACAGAGGTGTAGGCATTCGCAACCCAAGTAAGCGGCTTGATGCCGAGAATTTTTAACAGAGACAAGATTGTTCCCCAGATTAACCCCAAGGTTACAGATAGTAGCGTGAACAACAAAGTTAACGGGATTCCCCG
This portion of the Nostoc sp. GT001 genome encodes:
- the cas1d gene encoding type I-D CRISPR-associated endonuclease Cas1d — translated: MGTLYVTQADAFIGKVDERLTVKAEQKIILDIPLIKIKGIVVLGRATVSPSVVSELLERHICLTFLTQNGRYLGRLEPEVTKNIFVRKAQWQAVGESEPAIHLVRGFVRGKLKNYRHSLLRTQREHPDTDLNNNITRLENAIAPIEKTSSIDSLRGLEGAGSAAYFGCFQQLIKTSEFQFEARRRRPPTDPVNALLSFGYSLLRHDVQSALNIVGFDPYLGYLHVERYGRPSLALDLMEEFRPLIVDAVVLSLINKRSLTLTDFTTEPLSGAVNLTKEGLHTFLRAYQQKKLSSFKHPVMGTKCTYQESFEIQARLLSKYLMNEIDKYPPLVLK
- the cas2 gene encoding CRISPR-associated endonuclease Cas2; this encodes MYIVVSYDIPEDKRRTKIHSILKSYGQWMQLSVFECDITPTQYAKLRSRLAKLIKPDTDSVRFYFLCGCCQRKVERIGGEQPRDETIFFAESPSS
- a CDS encoding NAD(P)H-dependent oxidoreductase, yielding MQLNRLILPIQPRIMASPPKILAFAGSTRIDSYNKKLVKIAAAGAKAAGAEVTYIDLRDLPLPLYDEDLEAQKGLPANARTFKDLMISHQGLLIASPEYNSSLTAVLKNAIDWASRPAPNEAPLAAFAGKVASIMSASPGALGGLRGLVHLRSILGNIKVLVLPDQVAVSKAYEAFNADGTLKDPKQQESIEQLGDGLTKILQKLR
- a CDS encoding NUDIX domain-containing protein yields the protein MANWSDSYLGKLRQVVGDRILLLFGTRVIIEDNLGRVLLQKRSDFKLWGLPGGCPEIGESAEECSAREVFEETGLTVKRFAAVGFSSNPAFEAVTYPNGDRVQNFILILRAVEWSGSLACLDGESLALEFFDLADLPTLMPNDRPVLEKFQEYKKSGEFLMF
- a CDS encoding amino acid ABC transporter ATP-binding protein, which translates into the protein MNNVVIRTEFLCKSFGKLDVLKDISTEFYQGEVVAILGPSGSGKSTFLRCINLLEQPTRGRIYFHDQEITKPKANIAKVRQQLVMVFQHFNLFPHMNVLQNVTYAPIKVKGVNKQKAEEHGLELLAKVGLEEKVSVYPSKLSGGQKQRVAIARALAMEPQMILFDEPTSALDPEMVKDVLEVMKDLALSGMTMAIVTHEMGFAREVANRIMFLDQGSLAEDATPNEFFQNPQCDRAKQFLEKML